The nucleotide window TGCCCGCAGAGACGCTGGCTCGCAAAGTTATCCTATCACCCAGCATTGCCCATTTGACAAATACAGATATCCGATGAGATTAGGTCAAACAGTACCCGTTAGTTTCATGACAACCGCCCAAAAGTACTGATTTTTACAAAGAGGTACCAATATCGAGTTTGTTTCATCAATTGTCTAAGATACTCACAATTTAAGCGAACTTTCTGGTTTGTCTTCAATGTCTTGGGAAATGTCTTAGCTTACAATTCATTAATTACAACAAATTGAACCAAACAAATAGGAATGATCGCGTGTTATTTCCCCGCATGTACCCCGTTCCTCATTTCTATATATGTGTGGTAATCTTCAAGAAAAGTTCGCATTTCGGGTTGACAAGCAAGCAAGATGTTCCCCGCCCTAACACTGGTTGTCGTCTGCCTTGGTCTCGTGTCGGCTGGTCCGGCATCTCGAGGTGAGTCCAGCGCTTATTCAACACCCTTCGTATTTTAAGCTGATCGTAAAATCAAACCttatatcataaatattaaaagtACAATTTGTAGAATTCAACTCATATCTTCAtaaattcaaacttgatttCGTGACTGATTAGTTTTACCATCTTTATAGTGTTTCCTACTGTAGGTGTAACCCTGGTCATTTAAGTGACAGAATATTTATTGTGAATGGCTTTGTACATGCGCTAACACATCCAAAGACATATAATTCCATTTGCAACGCTTTTTCTGTGATAttttaccaattgtaatgatagccatttcctaatgaatgcgatgcagttgtaaacaatgcgcgtatgaatcttgatgaatatagtacgtccactttaacggctgggaattcagacaggaatgaaagtaaaatatgAACATAAGaaatcaatttaatttttttttaaatcatgagtGTATGAACTGCAATGTACCACACACCGGCATACTTTTTATGAATCGCTCACGTATGTAACAAGCATGACATAGATAGATTGCTACGTCACGCATTTCCCGTTGTTTTAATTTCCATAACCAATAAACGACGCACTTTTCAAAGTGGTTTaactttttaacaaaaataagaATATATGCATCGCCTACAACCATATTAGTATATACCATTTCGCCTTCAGCTGTAGAAGAACTTTAACTAATTTTCACCTGAATGGCGCTCATTAATTTTGACCTATGAATGGCGTTCACTAATTTTGACCTATGGATGGCGATCACTAATTTTGACCTATGGATGacgcacactaattttgacctaTGAATGGCGTTCACTAATTTTGACCTATGGATGGCGATCACTAATTTTGACCTATGGATGGCGCTCACTAATTTTGACCTATGGATGGCGATCACTAATTTTGACCTATGGATGacgcacactaattttgacatATGGATGGCGATCACTAATTTTGACCTATGAATGACAATCACTAATTTTGACATGTTAAATGGTGCTCAGTGCCTTagcagtgagtgttctttaTCGGGGCAGCGCCGTCTTTaattaaggtcaaaattaaactAAAAGACCGCTCAGCGAAGGAAGACCCACTACCCATGTGTTCTATGTCTCTTAACTaatttgatacacaagagcttgttctgcgtatgatcaggttttaaatcgacGCAGActgctgacaaataagttgatggtacagggtttcaacagtctcgtttaaagttaccATTTCGCAAagtatatggtcgttataacgatttagtttgccaaaaCAACCTGACATttggtgaaatgctgtctgacgtgtttcataccaattgttaggccaccttttacacaataattttgactacggattactccgtgtacctgattaagatataggatTCACGGGTGtttgactggtcaacagggaatatatatactcctcctaggcacctgatcccacccctggtatatccaggggtcggtgtttgcccaactcttaattttgtattccttataggaattatgacatcatcactgttcgttatcttcacctttttatgtTAAACGTTTATTGATAATCGAATCAGGGTATGTCTACTGTGAGGCGAATGGTCTTAAGAGACAGGCAGTTTGATataatttaaagaaaactttttaaaaatcttttattgGTGATGAATGGTAAAGCTGTAATTTCTTAATGGATTAaccatatgtatatatagatctGATTTAGTGCAACGTCATATTTAGTGACCGTATTGGTTTTCTTGTTGTTTTCAGTAAAGAGACAGCTGAACTGCCCTGGTGAGTTTAAATTTTATTGTTATTGCATATTTCAGTTTCAATTCTTTCATATCGAAATTGTTAAATacatacatcatatatttcacAACGAAATTGTTAAATACATAGATGTATATCGTATATTTCACTACGAAATCGTCGTGTATTTCACCACGGTGCTTGAAACAAGGGTTGAATGACGATAAATAGTACCTACACTAGACTTTTTATCATGCTTTGAAATGTTGAATTATACAAtttgtgtaaatatttttataactaCACTTTGCTGTAAATCTGATTCTACAGTATACGTGTAAATCCTGATCTCCATTAATGCTACGAGTCATTAATTTCCCTGAGAAGTTTATCCTCATTTATTCTCTTTTCTTAACATCTTAATCAAATCTATATATAGTACCATCGATTACAAACTATGAATAGGAGTTATCCCTCTTCTCCTTCAGATTCATTCGCCAACGTTCCCAATCCGTGTATTAGCAACACTGCAGGCAGAATTTACTACCCCCACCCAAGCGACGCCACCAAATTCATCCAGTGCGATCTTCTGGGGCGTATGTACATCATCCAATGTCCGCAAGGTCTGACCTACAAACCAAGCACATCATCATGTACATCAGTCGGAGGCGGGGTTCCTCCAACATTACCGCCATCCACCACGCATGCGCCTGTTGTAGTTCCGGTTGTCACATCTAAACCAACTTCCAATAACCCATGTTCGTCCACTAATTTACAGCAAGGCAACATTTACTTCGCATACGCTTTCGACAAATATCGATTCATTGAGTGCGATCTTTTAGGAAACGCTAACATCCTGAGCTGTCCGTCTGGCCTTGTCTGGGAACAGAATCGTCTGTCCTGTGTTTACGACATAGGGCCCGATAACGTAGTCCCCAATCCTGCCGGAGGTGGCACTGGAACCGGAACTGGTACCGGCACAGGAACTGGAGGCACTGTCAATCTTGCTACTGTTTGCGCCCCGACGGGATCCTCGATTACAACCACAGATGACTTGTTTCATCCTTACCCCGGGGACAAAACCAAATTCATCCAATGTGACCTCTGGGGTGAAGCCAATGTCGTGGACTGTCCAACGAATTTAGTTTGGAATAATTTCAGCAAAACGTGTGCAGCCCCTTACATTGTGAATGGTATTCCCTCTCAAACCCTTACCGGGTAACTTTAATTTATTGTACAACCTAGCTAGGCtttaaaatttatcaaatgTGTACTTCCCACATAACGGAACTGTGTAACTCAGGAAACGTCTTGTTTGCTTATAAGTTTGTTTTGCAATAAATGACTACTCTCCATtgtgttttatatcaaagaataaataataataaaaaatgcaatgcttgggtaatggagatatatatatatatagagagagagagagagagagagagagagagagagagagagagaacagagagagaaagagagagagagaacacagagagagagagagagagagagagagagagagagagagagaatagtATAGATCAACACAAACCCTGCATGTACTAAGATTGATAATGAAGAAATGATTACTTGCAAGTATGGATACATTTAGTGGAGTGACCAGTCATGTATAGTTCAATGAAATGTCATATAATAATATAGTTCTATTCTTCATGGAGACCACGACGAAGATTAcaactaaaaataaaacaaccaCGTGACTAGAGCTTGTGATCTATAGTGAAGTAACAATGTACATTTTACTCTCACAGGAAAACATCGGGGCGGGGGTTGTCAATCCTTTCTCAGCATATCATATCTAAGTATCCTTCCATAAAAACATAATACATGctaatataaatatctaacatGTTTTCAGGGGGTGTCACATATAGCAAGAAATCTTGTTCGCACTGATAAAATAAGTGCATTGTTTCCGGCAGAAGTTAAATGATATAGAATTGTTTAATCCCATAATCGTTCTTCCCTCCCCTTCTTTGTTTAACTATTGACATGAAAGGAGATGGTGCCTGTTAAAATAGATAATACATTAAGGGGGGTATAAGAGGCTGTGCGTTGAATACCTAACATTATCTGTAATATGTGAAGCTCCTGGAATTTTCTATCTTACATGTAGCTGGGTTACTCTGTATTTCAGAAACAACCCTATCCTGAAGAAATTCGTCCTGTAAATTTCAATACAGGGACAACAGTATCTGCCCTAACGATCGATGGTTTATATTGAGATAaaagttatctgccctttacAATGGTTTATTACATAACGGCGCCATAACATAAAatagtattttaaaaatcttattaatttttttgaaaCTCCTGTGGTTAATTGATCCACGAACATTCTTATAGCAACATTAGTTGTAACGctgaacagacagacagacggacgaacagacagacagacagacagacggacgaacagacagacagacagacgacggacaacaggcgatcagaaaagctcacttgagctttcaactcaggtgagctaataaaaacttcaaatttcatctTATTTCTTACTGCTCAGTTACAAATAAGTCAAAGTTTATAATACTGCTATATACCTACAGCTAATGACATCTGTAACCTTACAAGAATACTATAAACGGTACAACATACCCCAGATGTACTTGTAAGCacattatgcactctgaattgttATCGTACACATTTCGAATAGAAAAAgctttaaagtaaaaaaaagtCGTAGACAACGTTAATAATTTTCGAAATATGCATCAAATCCAAAAAGATTTTTTACATTAGAAAACTTTTACttattctaaacaaaaatatataaattgaaataagtaATAAAAGAGATTAATGGGATGTTACTGTATATGCATTGTTGGCGCGCGTACAAAAATAAGTAATTTTCTTTGTAACACTGATTTAGATGAAAGCAAATAGTTCTCCATTAAATATATCGCATTCAAGTTTATATCGATGGAATCAGTTATCTTTCTCGTGTAATATACTGGTTTTATAACCGCAGGACGTCATAACCGGCACAGAAGTGATGTCATTTATAAAAGTACCTGTAATGAAATTTGCGCGATATGTCGACGTCAACGCCATTCTTGGCGCACGAGAAAATATCATGTAGGTCATTGTTTGACCCCCCACTCAAAGAAACAAGAGATGGAAAGCACATCATATCACCAGAATGTTAGTGGGGCATCAGTGTTTAAATGACACAAGATATTTGTGAAGGGAATGACATAAGAACCGAAAATGGGAAGgccataaaaaagaaaataaaaaccgCGAAATCCTGAAAGTAAATAACACCATGTAATGGACGAAGAAGTTTGTGCGCCGACAGCTATGGTCATGTTTTTAATTTGCGTTCTACGTCATTATGAAAAAAGATAGTATgaaacattgtaaacaaaacTCCAAAATAATGCTTTCACATCACAAAAGATAATGACTATTATTTTCTAACCAATAAACGAGTTATCAACATTGTCTACGACTTTTTGGGACAACCCTCggaggtcatggtgcaccaatctatCTGACAGGTGaactgattatatatttctgTGAGAgagaggttgtgacaaaatggcAGCGAAATATGTATCCGATGAGAAAATGGTCctatcctacccctgggggccataatTGTAataaacgtgaatctgcactatgcgaggaagcgttcatgtaaatctgtaatttcctggccctgtggttcttgagaagatttttgaaagatttttacatatgtattcacatgcaaaactttgatccccgatTGTGATCCTAACCTATCCCcggggggtcatggttttaccaaacttgaatctgcactatgtcaggaagctctcatgtaaatttcagctcttctggtccagtggttcttgaaaagaagaattttaaaatacaccaccctaattttgcatttttgtgattatctttcCTTTATAGGCGACATGGCTATTCATTTGAACAACTTTGGatcctctttacccaaggatactttgtgccaagtttggttgaaattggcccagtggttctccagaagattttaaaaagttgataatgcattttcactatttcgctATTATCTCGCCTTGGAAAGGGgcgtgacccttcatttgaacaaacctgattCCCctcaccaaaggatgctttgtgccaagtttggttgaaactgaCACTGTGGTTCTGGAAAAGTAGATTTTTCAATGTCGTTAATGTATCTTTACTAtttcgctattatctccccttggaaaagggcatagcccttcatttgtacaaacttgaatccccatgccccaaggatgttttgcgctaagtttggtttaaattggccctagtagttctggagaagaaaatgaaaatgtgaaaaatttacgaCGACGCCGACGACAAACAATGGATAActttttatcagaaaagctcaattgaGCCATAAACATCTTTTAAATAGGTTTGACACGGCCAAGGCACGAGCGTAGCTCAAACTCCTGATCTCCCGGTTAtgaagcgaacactctaccacgGAGCTTCCACTCCTATAGAGACATCATCAACTACAAGCTAAAGTGGAATACAATAGTTGACCCCTGTATGGTGATCACAGAGGGTTCTTTGTTGTGAGGTTACCATGCCACGGGACCTCTGTATAGTGATCACAGAGAGGGTTCTTTTTTGTGAGGTTaccatgacacgggacctctgtatAGTAATCAGACAGAGAGCGTTCTTTGTTGTGAGGTTaccatgacacgggacctctgtatATTGGTCACAGAGAGGGTTCTTTGTTGTGAGGTTaccatgacacgggacctctgtatATTGGTCACagagagggttctttattgtgagGTTACCATGACATCTGTATGGTGATCAAAGAAAGGGTTATATGTTGtggtagattgattgattttatattgtttaacgtcccgatTGAGTTTAAGAGATTTAAGTGatgtgattcaggtgagcattgtgtcTCATGGGTCTCTATATCTACTGACAGTTTTACATCACATATGTTTATACCAGTAAATTATCAGTATtattcaggtgagcattgtgtcTCATGGGTCTCTATATCTACTGACAGTTTGTTACATCACATGACCTGTACAAAGGTTAGAACACCAAGGTTACCTGTTTATATCAGGCCCTCGTTACCCATGTGTGTGTTTAAATTACCCACCAGGAAGTATAAATACCAAACCGATAGTACTTCCCAGCCTGGTGAATATCGGGGTGAGGCCATGGATTTCTTGTTCATACACCGCTGGAGATTAGAAGTATAAAAGGTAAATCATTGTACAACAATTTACTAGAGCTTAGTAAATGATACACATAAATTTTCTCCTGGCATTATAATTTGACCTGAATAGAAGGATTTCAGAAAATAAACAGTAGTACAGAGAGGTTGCCTATAACGGATCACTTCGTGGTTTAGCGTCGATAGTTGGTATCCGAGTTCGAGTTAAATCTATTATATAACATGAATAGTGGTACCATATATAACTTAAActattgtatatatcatttctcAATAAGCACTTAATAAATAGGAATTATTGTTGTTTGTTAATGAGCACAGTAGTCGCCTTTACCGGATCATTTTCTCCATTACCGAATCACGTGATTTACAGCTGAGCATTTTTGTTAGGGACAATGTCAACATGCATTTTTATGTCGTAATAAACACGAAGAAAGAAATGATGACACAAATATTCTTTTGTGTGACCTTAACATgaattattcaatattttaccCGTCAATatatggaaatttaaaaaagaatatcgGGTAATGCAGCTGAAAACGAAAACGGGCTACatgacaattttaaaaaattaccatATATCCATAAAAGGTTTAATAAATCACAATTACCCAGTGTGtgtttgtaaaattaaattactttaaAGTCAGTCTAATTCACCTTAAAcatttattcaagaaatgcaaatttacatatagcCTATACTGGGATAGCCCAGCtgtcaatcattttaaaatgaatcccATTTAAAAGGACCCCTTTCATTGGAGAAAATTTGCAAACAATTCCCAAAATTTCTCAATTTCGAGACAATGTTGCcagatatatttctaaaatgATAACCTACTGTCAAAAACACAGAAAAGGTCCTCtgctattaaaacaaaaacctaGCTGATTGTATGTTAATTAAACATTCTTCAATCTaaacaaataattcaataaatttcTCATTCTAAAAAAACCCCGTCCTCAAAACTAGTGAGCTCCCTGAATAATATCGAGAAATAAAATACTAAATAATTTATGtacgaaattgatcactgttcgttatcttcaccttgcatttaaccatcgagtttgtatctctgctggtggacagtctgtccccgaggatacttgtcgctcgatatatgttccgtcctattgcttataggagttatgagattgaccactgttcgttatcttcaccttgcattgtacAAAACAACTGACATATCTATAAGTCAAGTTCAGAGGCTGTTTATCATCTATAAATTATACAAATTCATCGCATCCCCCTCTTTTAATTGAGACAAAATTGTCttcaatttatcaaataaagTTGAAGCATTCACATTTTCAAGTATGTATTTGCAGGGAAGCACAACACCGCCCCCTTCCTCATTTGGCTCGGGCCATGGAGGAAAACTTGCTACTGGCTGTCCTGTCACCTCGGCAAATATTTCGCCGCCATTATCCAAAATGTTACGAAAATGTGCAGATAGGCATTTTGGTACATGTCCAATAGGCAGCACAGCTATGTCACTAACTTTCAGCTGACGTTTTTCATCTGTAATGTCATTATGAATATTTGGGGGGAAATTATTCAATGGTGGAAGCCACACCAAACAAGCATTGCTGTCTTTTATGTTTGAATATTCTCGGTCAACAATTAATCGAGTTGGAGGAGGGGTATATGGGGGACGAATTTTAAACACATGATAGCCTTTCACAACACATTTGTCAATGATAATTTTCGTAGAAGCTAAACTGCTGGATTGCTCAACATGCGCGATTTCACCATCCACAGcaggctaaaaaaaaaaaagagaagaaaaaaacttgaggtaaattcaaaatgtaaaagagTAGTAGGATAGGGTGTATATTATATAGAAGATTTGTTACAGAAAAACACATTATATGTCATGGTAGTCTCACTTACAGTATAAAGTTTGGCAATttacacattataatatatacatgtattgttgttgTCGATTCCTTGTTATTTATGTGCAGATGTACACTAGTGGAgtataaaatcacaaaaatgaaCATTCAGTTAAATCCTGTAATTTTTTGGGCACACTTTTCATTCACATCAATTACATGAGATAAACATTCTGTGTGCATTCAACTGTTATAATTAACGAATTCAACTGTTATAATTAACGAATTCAAAGCTTCTTCTATTCCGTAAATCATACTGAGTGATTCTGAAGGATGACGTTTACCTATTGTCCAATGTGACCGGTTGGTATAGAAATGAATAGAGGAATTCCAACACCACTTTCTTGATTGACTGTTCATTTGTACTTGCATTATATAATGCTCTTCGGactctctctcttctctttgGGGACATTCTCTTTCCACATGCGTTATATTTCCTAGCAATGTTTGCTGCTGATTTTTGAGTAGGTGTATTTCCACCAGTTTTAGTTTTCAGTTTTTTGGGAGGCATATCTGAAAATCCAAATAATCATGTAATGTTGAAAGAGAATTGATGCAAATGATTGAGATAGCATGTTTTcacttgtgtttcttttttatttcaactaaATATACGGAAAtcgaatttgaaaaataaattttgacaaGATCCCTTTCACTCAAAATATATCACTACCGCCAGAAGCAGTGATTCGATATAGGAAACCTAGCGACCTGCAACTTTATATctaatataattataatctGATTTCCCAACAAGATGATGTTTTTATAGGTTTTAGATGGGTATTTCTACCAAACATCTGTAACAATTTTACTTACCTGCATTGTATCGTTCCCGGCGAAATTTGATGGAAAAGTGAAAGTTGTCTGCTTCACACGGTGTTTCTAATCTACGTCACGACAATGCTTGATGTTGTTTTACGtgaaattatgataatgaacaagttgaaaataattttttaatgataattgATGTTAGCAAGAATAACTCTTTATGACAGGATACTTTATACTATGTATTGGACTTCGAATCAGGAAAATATGGAACTAATACTTTAATGTGATTCGGTAATGGAGACGATTCTATATAGGCAACCTCACTG belongs to Ostrea edulis chromosome 7, xbOstEdul1.1, whole genome shotgun sequence and includes:
- the LOC125655470 gene encoding uncharacterized protein LOC125655470, whose product is MFPALTLVVVCLGLVSAGPASRVKRQLNCPDSFANVPNPCISNTAGRIYYPHPSDATKFIQCDLLGRMYIIQCPQGLTYKPSTSSCTSVGGGVPPTLPPSTTHAPVVVPVVTSKPTSNNPCSSTNLQQGNIYFAYAFDKYRFIECDLLGNANILSCPSGLVWEQNRLSCVYDIGPDNVVPNPAGGGTGTGTGTGTGTGGTVNLATVCAPTGSSITTTDDLFHPYPGDKTKFIQCDLWGEANVVDCPTNLVWNNFSKTCAAPYIVNGIPSQTLTG